One genomic region from Leptospira inadai serovar Lyme str. 10 encodes:
- the htpG gene encoding molecular chaperone HtpG: MSEEIKGRISVETENIFPIIKKWLYSEKDIFLRELVSNACDAIAKLKKVSLSEEFEGGTDYKIDIDFDQQERTLTIEDNGIGMTDEEVGKYINQIAFSGAEEFVKKYQSEGDKPEIIGHFGLGFYSSFMVSAKVRIETKSYRKSSVGVTWESESGTDFTLKTNEKTGRGTKITLFLDGDSGEFLDAWKLKELVRKYCDFLPVPIFVKGEQANKKTPLWSEQPSAVKKEQYEEFYRYLFPFAGDPLFHVHLNVDYPFRLQGILYFPKLRHELDANRMGIKLYCNHVFVSDEAKELVPQFLTVLQGTLDIPDLPLNVSRSYLQNDPLVKKISAHIVKKVADKLQEEFKRDSENFQKNWDEISLFVKYGLMTDEKFYEAAKDLVFFRSSNGELTKLEDYVSRNKEKNSGTVYYANETELSSVYMDLLKSQGLEAILVDSRIDNHFLQFLESKNQDWKFQRVDSELAEQTLDKEASPSLADSENKTEEERLKEIFDKAISREGVQVRTEALKSEDVPAVILLPEHLRRLAEMGQIYGQKSGDLLKSHTLLINRKSRLIRNILSTSKGVRPERAEHLARSVYDMALLGAKLLGEEEVSEMLRRERTLLEDLSAG, from the coding sequence ATGAGCGAAGAAATTAAAGGTAGAATCTCCGTAGAGACGGAAAACATTTTCCCGATCATTAAGAAATGGTTGTATTCGGAAAAAGATATCTTTTTGCGGGAATTGGTTTCCAACGCATGTGACGCGATCGCTAAACTCAAGAAAGTGTCTTTAAGCGAGGAGTTCGAAGGCGGCACGGATTACAAAATCGACATAGACTTCGATCAACAGGAAAGAACACTTACGATCGAAGACAACGGAATCGGAATGACCGACGAAGAGGTCGGCAAATACATCAATCAAATCGCTTTTTCCGGAGCGGAAGAGTTCGTTAAAAAATACCAAAGCGAAGGCGACAAGCCGGAAATCATAGGGCATTTCGGTCTAGGCTTCTATTCCAGTTTCATGGTATCCGCGAAAGTAAGAATAGAAACCAAATCGTATCGGAAGAGTAGCGTCGGAGTCACTTGGGAAAGCGAATCCGGCACGGACTTTACTTTAAAAACGAACGAGAAAACCGGTCGAGGCACCAAGATCACTTTATTCTTGGACGGTGATTCCGGGGAATTCCTAGATGCGTGGAAGTTAAAGGAACTGGTCCGAAAATATTGCGACTTCCTTCCGGTTCCGATTTTTGTGAAAGGAGAGCAGGCCAATAAAAAGACTCCTCTCTGGAGCGAACAACCCTCCGCCGTAAAGAAGGAACAGTACGAGGAATTTTACCGGTATCTATTTCCATTTGCGGGCGACCCTCTATTCCACGTTCATTTAAACGTGGATTATCCTTTTCGCCTCCAGGGAATTCTGTATTTTCCTAAGCTCAGGCACGAGCTGGATGCGAATCGAATGGGGATAAAACTCTATTGTAATCACGTATTCGTTAGCGACGAGGCAAAAGAATTGGTTCCCCAATTCTTGACCGTTTTGCAAGGGACCTTAGACATACCGGATCTTCCTTTAAACGTATCCCGTTCTTATCTACAGAACGATCCCTTGGTTAAAAAAATATCCGCTCACATCGTCAAGAAAGTGGCCGATAAACTCCAGGAGGAATTTAAAAGGGATTCGGAGAATTTTCAAAAGAATTGGGATGAGATTTCCCTTTTCGTGAAATACGGTTTAATGACCGACGAAAAATTCTACGAAGCCGCCAAGGACCTGGTGTTCTTCCGTTCTTCCAACGGAGAACTCACAAAATTAGAGGACTACGTTTCTAGAAACAAGGAGAAAAATTCCGGAACGGTATATTATGCCAATGAAACCGAATTGTCATCGGTTTATATGGACCTTCTAAAATCCCAGGGGCTCGAAGCGATTTTAGTGGATTCGAGAATCGACAATCACTTCCTACAGTTTTTAGAGAGTAAAAACCAGGACTGGAAATTTCAGAGAGTCGATTCGGAATTAGCGGAACAAACTTTGGATAAGGAAGCCAGCCCTAGTTTGGCCGATTCGGAAAATAAAACGGAAGAGGAACGATTAAAGGAAATCTTCGATAAGGCTATCAGTCGGGAAGGCGTACAGGTCCGAACCGAAGCCTTAAAATCCGAGGATGTTCCGGCGGTGATCCTATTACCTGAACATTTGCGTAGATTGGCGGAAATGGGCCAGATCTACGGTCAAAAATCCGGCGATCTGCTAAAGAGCCATACTCTACTCATCAATCGCAAGTCTCGGTTGATACGAAATATTCTGAGTACGAGTAAGGGTGTTCGCCCGGAGCGCGCGGAACATCTAGCCAGATCGGTCTATGATATGGCTCTTTTAGGGGCCAAGTTGTTAGGCGAAGAGGAAGTTTCCGAGATGCTTCGTAGGGAGCGCACTCTTTTGGAAGATCTTTCCGCAGGATAA